The genomic stretch GGGGCGATTTAGTTCTTCATCTAAAAACTCATATCTTAAAttcttgggtagttccttaagttctatAGATGGTTTCTTAGGACATGGAATATGGTTCAGGGTAAGTGTTAAGCATTCATAAAGGATGTCATCCGTGTAAGGCTCCATTCCAATTCCATCGTCTTCTCTTATGGGAGTCGAGGGAAATTTCATTGTCTCGGGAGGTCCTCATTGATCTTGCTCCCTTatgcattcatcaatgatatcgATGGCATAACATGAGTCCTCTATGACTGGTGCCATTAGGAATTTGgaaagtataaattctatctTTTCATCGCCTACTTCAaaagttaattttcctcttttaacatctattatgGCTCCCGCTATTGATAAGAAAGGTCTACCAAAGAGGATTGGGATTTCGTCGTCTTCTTTAATTTCCATTACCACTAAATTAGTTGGGATATAAAGTTGGCCAATTctaactgggatgtcttctaatATGCCTATTGGATATTTTTCAGATCCATCGGCTAATTGAAGAGACATCTTAGTCGGTTGCGATTCTCCTAGGTTTAACCTTCtacaaactgctaaaggcattaagcttACGCTTGCCCCCAAGTCTAGGAATGCTTTGTCTATAACATGATTCCCTAAAATACAAGGTATGGAAAAGCTTCTGGGATCTTTCTCCTTCTTAGAAAGTTTATTCTCAGCAATGGAGTTGCACACTAAAGGTTTGGGATCATCAAGCCTACGTTTGTTGGTCAAGATGTCTTTAAGGAATTTAGAAAAAGATGGTATCTGGGTGATGGCTTCGGTGAATGGGATTTCTACATGGAGTTTCTCGATCACCTTTATAAACTTTTTATATTGGTTATCAATTTTGGTCTGTTTAAGTCTTTGCGGGTATGGAATTGGTGGTTTATAAGGAGAGGGTGGAACATAAACTTTATCTTTATCTTCTCCATTATCTTTCACTTCCTGGTATTTTTGTCCCTCTAGTTCCTCTACTTCATCTGTAGACACAACGTTTTTCTTAGAAGCCTCTGATCCACTCAAGGCTGGTTTTACAGGTTCGTCATAAGTGGTCCCACTTTGTAGGGTAACAacgttagcttgccctcgagggttgggttgaggttgtccaggaaattGCCCTTTAGGTGTGGCCTGGGGGGCTTGTTGTTGTGCTATTTATGATAtttgggtttcaagcatcttattgtgAGTGATTATCGAATCAACCTTAGTTCCTAATTGTGTGATCAGTTCATTTACATGAATATCTTGGTTTATGAACTCTTTGTTTTGCCGAGTTTGGGCCGAAATGAAGTTCTCCATGATTCTCTCAAGGTTTGGCTTTTGAGGAACGACCTACATAGGTTGGACTGGTCTTTGAGCTTATAACCTGGTTGTCTTTGAGGTGAAGGGGTTTGAATAGTGTTATTGTTTTTATAAGAGaagtttgggtgattcctccatccagggttgtaagtgttcAAAAATGGGTTTCCTTGGGTATAATTGACATGGCCTGAGTTTGATTCAGTTAACAGATTTCATTCTGGTGCAAGATGTCCTTTGGTTCCACAGATTTCATAATCTACAACTACTACAGCTGTAGGATTTCAAGACATGTGTTCAACCTTCAGGGCTAAAGCATCCATTTTAGCTTTCATCATGTCCATACAATTTACCTCATGTATTCCTCCTTTGGTTCCCTTTTCTCCACTGATGCTCGTTCTGActcccattggtaatggttttgtGCCATATGTTCGATGAGAGTGCAAGCGTCGtgataaggtttgttcatcagagcaccaCCAACGGCAGCGTCGATGGACATCTttgtgttatagtgaagtccattataaAAGGTGTGAATAATCAACCATTGTTCTAGGGCATGTTATGGACAAGCTCTTAGTAGTTCTTTATATCTTTCCtaagcttcaaaaagtgattcacCCTGATCTTGCAAGGAACACTCTCCCGAGGTCTTCCCAAGTAGTTATCGAGTTAGCCGGAAGGGAATCTAACCAAGACCGTGCTCTATCTCTGAGGGAAAACGGGAATAGTCTTAGACGAATTTCCTCAGGCGAAGCACCGTTGGTCTTTAACATATTAGCTAattggataaaaacttttaaatgttgatttgggttctctgtagcgagacccgcgaattaGTTTTGTTGTACTAGTTGTAATAAAAAGGgttttaattcaaaattattAGCAGGAATAGCCGagtttactatactagaactgGGTTCTTCTTTAGAAGGTTAGGAGAATTCCTTAAGTGGTCTTcggttttgatcttcggccattGCTCTCCTAATTCTTTGGAGCAAACGACGTGCGCGAGCGTATTGCTCTGGTTCTGCTATTGGATCCTCTAAACTTCCGGTACAGTGAGTTTTTCGCATTTACCTGCTAACAGGGCCTCAGCCTAGATGGCGTTACAGTAGGGTACGAAAATCTGACGTAATTGGTCCCCGGCAgcggcgccaaaaacttgatgggtGTGCGCTTTCTATCCGCAAGTATACGGAACACGTTAAAGTAGTACAAAAGATTATCGTTCCCACATAGACCAAATTGTGAATCTATCGATTTCTATTGTTCCAGTGTCTATCTAAGGCAAATCAAATAAGTAGATTCATGTACACAGAAAAGGAAATAATGAAGTAAGTAAATTCAGATAAAAAATgcaggctcgaatgtaattcacattAGTTAGGAAATACTCCAATTGTTTCTAAAtggaactacttatggggcaatattttctacttcGAGAAGAATTAATTTAataggaactgtcgctttcgcgtattcagaaccaACTTTACTCTCTAATTAATGCCCTTCATTGTCACTTATGAAGGGTGCTTGTTGCGTTAAActagtaaacctatttttaagaaatttAATTCTTGACTTAGTTAAAAAGTGATTTTTATTTGGAAAGTTTAACTTAAAAGATATCCATGGCTTTCGCTTAAGGATCAGATTTTAAACCTAcaaacgcgtccgaaaatagtttcaaaatcGTTTTCTAATAGTGTTAAAAAATTCATAGTTAACCGGACAGAGTGCTTTCGCTACTTTTGACCAGTTTAAACTAACCAAGTTTATCTTTAAGagttggacggctttcgatcttacccaactATATTTCGGCTCTACTTTCGTAGTTATCGATCAAAATAAGTGCTGAAAACTTGTGTTAAAATCAAAACAACCCCTAAAGCATTTCTATAGGTATAAATTATGGAGTATCATTTTAAACCCGATCCTTACATCCTAACCTTTAAAGATTTATCCAAACATGAAAATAGAAATCAACATAGCAGAATTAATCATGTTTAAAAGAATAGGTAAATAAAATGTGTAAGTTAATAAATAAGTAGGTAAAAGCAAGACAGGcaagtaaataaagtaaagcatgcAAGATAGATAAAACGTAAATGCAAATAAACTTGAATAAGAAACCTGCTCCAAATCGGAGACTTTAATCTGGTACGCTGGAAAGTAAACTTGACTGGAAAGTAAAATTTGATTGAAAAGTAAAATGGCGAAAAGATTGTTTGTACCGTGCTCCAACCTAACTACAACTCAagtgcgataaccccccgatgtgacgaATTATCGCTTTTACAATGGTGAACTTTaggcttagtgttgtaaactaagttgg from Lathyrus oleraceus cultivar Zhongwan6 chromosome 7, CAAS_Psat_ZW6_1.0, whole genome shotgun sequence encodes the following:
- the LOC127104151 gene encoding uncharacterized protein LOC127104151, translated to MENFISAQTRQNKEFINQDIHATPKGQFPGQPQPNPRGQANVVTLQSGTTYDEPVKPALSGSEASKKNVVSTDEVEELEGQKYQEVKDNGEDKDKVYVPPSPYKPPIPYPQRLKQTKIDNQYKKFIKVIEKLHVEIPFTEAITQIPSFSKFLKDILTNKRRLDDPKPLVCNSIAENKLSKKEKDPRSFSIPCILGNHVIDKAFLDLGASVSLMPLAVCRRLNLGESQPTKMSLQLADGSEKYPIGILEDIPVRIGQLYIPTNLVVMEIKEDDEIPILFGRPFLSIAGAIIDVKRGKLTFEVGDEKIEFILSKFLMAPVIEDSCYAIDIIDECIREQDQ